A genomic window from Candidatus Tiamatella incendiivivens includes:
- a CDS encoding MmgE/PrpD family protein: MTSTLEVIAEKAMSACNNTGVLEDAKVALADTLAVAGSAYHLHPIKPSYKKSLTGTSIILGSWEHTDPVTATAVNAFLAHSLELDDWLPQGFIHGGCVIVPAALSTALELDTDLGLLLKGVTAGYQAGYMIGGYLGKPHYQKWHTTATAGLVGSAVASGVIRNGCKGKVIKLLVMTALNYAGGLWIAVKSDPRLKPLSAMHASTSGYMLSHIGSWDTDINDDIDAVCRSLGGKCRMLPEYYALELNGYKFYPSCRHTHTAIEAALEARKKFNGDIRGIRNVTIETYDDAIKIASRDKFPSTIEEARFNLSYLVSVALVYENVWLDTIPRGLTDTTVKSMFDKVKVVENPEFTSDYPDSMPSKVSLETTAGNVGVEVRWPLGSPERSVNSRHILDKALKLAEFSTDSSIYTLARRILEEPWDSSVRELIPATSRYIL, from the coding sequence GTGACCTCAACCCTTGAAGTTATAGCAGAAAAAGCCATGTCAGCCTGCAATAATACAGGAGTCCTAGAAGACGCGAAAGTAGCTTTGGCTGACACCTTGGCTGTGGCAGGATCAGCCTATCATTTACACCCGATAAAACCCTCGTATAAGAAGAGTCTCACTGGAACAAGTATAATACTCGGTTCATGGGAACATACCGACCCGGTTACTGCGACAGCTGTGAATGCTTTCCTGGCTCATTCACTAGAATTAGATGACTGGCTCCCTCAAGGTTTTATACATGGGGGATGTGTTATCGTTCCAGCTGCCCTCTCGACAGCACTTGAACTCGACACTGACCTTGGACTCCTTTTGAAAGGTGTTACAGCAGGCTACCAAGCAGGCTATATGATAGGCGGTTATCTGGGAAAACCTCACTATCAGAAGTGGCATACGACAGCTACAGCCGGACTTGTCGGCAGTGCTGTGGCTTCAGGAGTAATCAGGAACGGATGCAAGGGGAAAGTCATCAAACTCTTGGTAATGACGGCGTTAAACTATGCTGGTGGCCTCTGGATCGCTGTTAAATCCGATCCAAGGCTAAAACCCTTATCAGCCATGCATGCTTCTACGTCTGGATACATGTTATCTCATATAGGATCCTGGGATACAGACATCAATGACGACATTGATGCAGTATGTAGATCCCTAGGTGGAAAATGCAGGATGCTTCCGGAGTATTATGCTTTGGAGCTCAATGGATATAAGTTCTATCCAAGCTGTAGGCATACCCACACAGCTATAGAAGCGGCTTTAGAAGCGAGAAAGAAGTTCAACGGTGATATTAGAGGAATTAGAAACGTTACTATTGAAACTTACGATGATGCTATTAAGATAGCTTCGAGAGACAAGTTCCCTAGCACGATAGAGGAAGCCCGGTTCAACCTATCCTATTTGGTATCCGTAGCATTAGTATATGAAAATGTATGGCTTGACACCATTCCAAGAGGATTGACTGACACTACTGTCAAAAGTATGTTCGATAAAGTCAAGGTAGTTGAGAACCCTGAGTTTACCTCGGATTACCCGGATAGCATGCCATCCAAGGTATCACTGGAAACTACTGCCGGTAATGTTGGGGTTGAGGTGAGATGGCCCCTCGGCTCACCTGAGAGAAGCGTAAATAGTAGACATATATTAGACAAAGCACTGAAATTAGCAGAGTTTTCTACGGATTCATCAATATATACGCTTGCACGTAGAATACTCGAAGAGCCTTGGGATTCCTCTGTTAGAGAGCTAATACCTGCAACTAGCCGCTACATCCTCTGA
- a CDS encoding DUF4387 domain-containing protein codes for MAKLYDLARVVRSKNAGPFIVTLDLLFDSEECWKQVSKALTKELVAKAYVVDESNVLGIIPYRPALAVKINLRRKTPSGHPGDRDVYGAQQHIPLAMIDLNIECNGGES; via the coding sequence ATGGCTAAACTATATGATTTGGCACGAGTTGTTAGGAGCAAGAATGCAGGGCCATTCATAGTTACATTAGACCTATTATTCGATAGCGAAGAATGCTGGAAGCAAGTATCTAAAGCTCTCACCAAAGAATTAGTTGCCAAAGCATATGTAGTAGATGAAAGTAATGTTCTAGGCATTATACCTTACAGGCCAGCGTTAGCTGTAAAGATAAACTTAAGGAGGAAAACACCCTCAGGCCATCCTGGCGATAGAGATGTTTATGGAGCACAGCAACACATCCCGCTTGCAATGATCGACTTAAATATTGAGTGCAATGGCGGTGAATCGTGA